From the genome of Methanothrix soehngenii GP6:
GGTACCCCCGCTCTTTCCGGCATCATGGGGCTCGTCTCATGATCCCTCTTGTAGGTCGAGACCCCAGGAATGAGATGGGGGCTCAGGCTCAGGGAGTAGGATACATCCAGATCATAGCAGGGATCGGTTAACCTCCATTTGGCAAAGCCCGAGGGAGTGACCTCTGAGCGGGCCCTGGGAACCTCTCTGATCTCAATGAAGTAGCTCTGGTCTCGATACCAGCGTTTTAGATCTCCTTTCTGCCCCAGCACCGCCAGAGCCTCTTCATACTCACCGGCATCCAGGTTCGCGGCACAGAGCAGGGGCACGGCGTCTGCACTGCCGTTCAATATCTCCTGCGCCCGGACCGGTCCCTGACCCAGGATGCCTGGCTCCAGTGCCCCCAGGATACGGGCCATCTCCTGGCACTGCCTGGGCCAGAGGCTCTTGTCCCTGATACCAGCTGAGAAGATCCGCAGGAGATGTTCGACCTCCGGACGGGGACAGGAGGGAAAAGAAGCTCCCCAAAACTCCCTTAAGAAGCCCAGAACCACTCGGTCTAAAGGATTAAGGGACCGGCCATCCAGTTCCCCCAGCCTCCTCCAGCCCATCAGCACCAGCTCTTCATCTCGCTCGCTCCTCTCCAGGCGAAATGAGTCCGATACAATATCTGAGAAGATATTCACCATCCTGTGGGCGGACTCGATTTGCGATGCCATACCTAGTGTCAAGCCATATGCCGAAACGTATGTTGAATTGGATCCTGAAGGATGGCCCAGCCCCTTGAGCGCGGCCAGAGCGAGGATACCCGCATTCTCCAGTGATCGGGGGCAGAAGATGTATTGAACGATGAGATGATGGAAGAGGTTCTCCAGATACAGCGGCCCAAGCTGCAGAGCCTTTTGATCCAAGGTGATCTGATAGTTCGAGAAGGCAAAACTGCCCGACCTGCCTTTTTCGCCCAGAACGGGAGGAGGAAGAAGAGGCCAGTGCCAGCTTTCTCGAGACCTCCGCCAGACCTCAATCCAGCCCAAAGACTCCATCCGCCGCCTCGGGGCCAAAAGCCTTTCCTCTGATCGTGCCGCCCTTCATCCGCCAGCCCGCTCTCCTTCCTACCCGGCCAAAAACGGTGATCCGACCTCCTTTCATCAAGAGCCCCAGATAGTCGCCCGCATCACCGTGAATGCGCAGGCTTCCCGAGCTCATCAGCCAGCCAGCCCTCTCACCACAGCTGCCCTGGCAGACCACCTTTCCCCCGGAGCAGCCCAGTCCCAGGAAGTTGCCGCAGTCACCTTTGATCACTCCCAAACCACCGCTCATCCTGCGGAAGGCATAGTTCCCAGCACCTCTAGATACTATCCCCCCGCCGGTCATCTCCTGGCCCAGATAGTCGCCTGCCGCTTGGCGAAGATAGATCCTCCCCCCTTTCATCCTCTCGCCCACATGATCACCTCCCATCTCCAGGATGATGGTGCCCCGGGATAGCTCCAGACCGGCAT
Proteins encoded in this window:
- a CDS encoding VWA domain-containing protein — encoded protein: MAPRRRMESLGWIEVWRRSRESWHWPLLPPPVLGEKGRSGSFAFSNYQITLDQKALQLGPLYLENLFHHLIVQYIFCPRSLENAGILALAALKGLGHPSGSNSTYVSAYGLTLGMASQIESAHRMVNIFSDIVSDSFRLERSERDEELVLMGWRRLGELDGRSLNPLDRVVLGFLREFWGASFPSCPRPEVEHLLRIFSAGIRDKSLWPRQCQEMARILGALEPGILGQGPVRAQEILNGSADAVPLLCAANLDAGEYEEALAVLGQKGDLKRWYRDQSYFIEIREVPRARSEVTPSGFAKWRLTDPCYDLDVSYSLSLSPHLIPGVSTYKRDHETSPMMPERAGVPDLLVVLDSSRSMEGPRKGTKTHKATLAAFKACQFAHSMGAELAAINFSENYRLASWTRDLNAVEDVLVEFLATRTHIPGKRILELAQGRPGCLILCITDTHIQNLYQEWEDIKRASEVGRFVLFSIDPDYRDRHVEESLSSLGQIYYIRQLDDLISLVVEVSERAYGGESFIFS
- a CDS encoding GltB/FmdC/FwdC-like GXGXG domain-containing protein; translation: MKLGRFMDDAYRGLNKGRSLRSEKGDPIFSLDDLGERLGTRPSRMEVEELLPQDPGTLKRLVESDPGNRYQVIWGHLSSIAAERSQQPLHLSAGNYAGLELSRGTIILEMGGDHVGERMKGGRIYLRQAAGDYLGQEMTGGGIVSRGAGNYAFRRMSGGLGVIKGDCGNFLGLGCSGGKVVCQGSCGERAGWLMSSGSLRIHGDAGDYLGLLMKGGRITVFGRVGRRAGWRMKGGTIRGKAFGPEAADGVFGLD